Part of the Phycodurus eques isolate BA_2022a chromosome 3, UOR_Pequ_1.1, whole genome shotgun sequence genome, gatctgaaACAACCACCATCCCCACACAATTCAAACATCTATCGCTGCCTGGCGCGAagaaaagcggaaataaaatgacatggtttcacttaacacattcactgccattgacggctttagaagtcaaatatccacattaactgggaaggctggcagtgaatgagttaatgaccCAGAATAATTGACAGGTTGGCTTACCTTAGCGAAAACAGGATTGACTTGTCTATTAGCCTTGAGGCTAATAACCGGCTAGCATTGTATGACTCTGCTGCAATTCCTCTCATGAAACAATCCAACACTTCTGACGTGTTTAATATTACACCACAGCAATAATAGACCAATAGCCAACATATGTATTTTATGAATCTGTTAAGAGAATTCCTTAAAATGCATACATAAAAAATTTAGAAGTGCTGTATTATCGTAGGCAACATGCATTGTCTAGCATTACTAAGCATTTAAAAGGTTAAAGTCAACCAGTGTTCCAAAAAACAGATGTATGGACTAGGGAACTGGCCTGAGTGAGACCATCATTTCGATTTTATGAAAGCTACAATGTCAGTCCTTTCCTTGAAAAATATTCAGTCTTCTCACCCCAATTCCAAATTGGTGCTGGTAAAATGATTATACTTTGCCCCTCCCACCTGTACTGTTGCAGCTAAATGCATTGTTATTctgcatttttttacattggccATCGAAGTTTATCTACCACTCAGTAAGCAACCGAACAAAACAATTTGTGAACCTCCTTCCTACACATCAGCCACGGCCATGACCAGCAGTACGTGACACCACGGGGGAAACCACCAATAAAGGCACTAAAATTAAATTTGACAAAAGTAAAATTCAACATTAAGACACTACAAAAATAACTCATGTACATAGtcaacatttattatacataaatacgtaaaatacaatatgaacaaagtcacaatttttatttaaatggttAACAAAATTGGACTGAGAACAGGATATTAGACATTAACAGGAACTGCATCATTCAATCTGTAAACCTCTTCTCTAATCCACACCACCAGCGAGCTCAAACTAGTATCCTCCGTCAATCACAGCTTAACATCATAATACACAGACGCTCCAGCTTGGCACATTAAGGATTTGTACTATCCTAAAACATCTctttatatatagatatataacaAGAACGCCCGGGTGCTCCTGGCTTTCTTCCCAATAATTGGTCACGCTTCATGAGAACATTTCGCTGACCCCGGCACCATCAGGATCTGTGACTCCAGCCATAGCGGTgtgaaattacatttaaaaataaaataaacaccctGTTCTGCATGCATGTGACAGTTAATAGCCTTAGACAGGACGCGGAGCCTCAACCATACATAAAAATGGACTACAAGCAGCTGATAAGGCATTGTGAAATTAACAACCCTGACTTTTGTGAAccactacacacacaaaaaaaacaaacaaaaatactaataaaaaaaGCCCCACCCAACAAAGGCATTTATGCGGGGAGGTACTGCACAGATCAGGGTCATGGAGTCTCAGTCATGCCGTAGGTGAAGTTAATACGAGTTTTTCCCGTGGCAGAATTAACTTTAGagtaaacattaaaatacaagaaaaaaaatcccttcgTCTAGGGTTAAATATAACTTTGGTCATAATTTaaagattgtctttttttgcaaGTAGAAAAAGCTAAATCAGAGCGAAACATAGTCCGCCGCAAAACAGCCCTGTGCCGAGCCACCAATCAGTCGTCTTTGTCATGGGTGGCGTTGCCGTTCATGACGCCGTTGCTGTGGTGGGCCCACGTCTGGGCCTGCAGCACCTTGGGCAGCCGCTTGCCTTTGGTGTAGGCGTGGTACCAGAagttgaggaagaggaagaggaaaatgaggcCGTACAGGCCGATGATGTAAATGAAGATGGGGAACTGGTAGGAGCAGTCCCGGATGAAGAAGTACTGCGAGATGTGTGTGGTCACCATCACAAACTGGATCTGCAcaagagggagggggggggggggggggggggggaattaagaCTTTGCTGCTTTCACACAAAATGTCTGCCCTGAGAGCCAAACATGATCTGCCTTTGACACTGAAACCAAAGAAGGATATTGTGGAAACTGTGGGCTTTCACACAGATGCCACAAAACGGCTGCCATCAGAGCCCGTGGCTGTTCAGGATCAGTCCCTCGCCATTACAtcaatggttctcaaactttttacaccaggtacctcctcaaaaaaataaaatggctcGACAAGTTCTACAATCatgaccaacaataaaatacagtagcatagtatgCCAAAATGTTAATCAAAAATGATTAACATTAACGACGGTTTTATTCCTATAAAGTATATTTAAGTTTGCAACAGTCTTGCCTTTTCTCATCAAATCTTAGTATATAGTATGTCactctgtattatactgctccctggtggccaagaagcatacaccagaaggagcggaaCATTCAATGATGTACAAGCAGTTTAatactctctttttttaatcaagtacAAAACTGTAGAGTGCCATTTTTCTTACACTTAACAAAAGTTTGTGTTGCCGTTTCCATTCAATAGAAAATTAATACACAAGTGCTTTGAGTtccaaccaaacaaaaacttgGAAGCCATAGCACCACTGTATCGTAGGTTTGATCAGTTTTAGAACTGTTCAAAGGTGTAGCAAATATAAGTTTATAGTTTATGTCTATATCTAGTGCCCTCAATGTACATTTAATCTTGAACAGTAGTGAACAACAATGTCACTAGAAAATTATATCCATGGTAATTTGCGCACTACCACAAGGGGGcgaggaggaaaaacaaaaaaagttcaggGTACCATTTGATTTTCAGCACAATAAATTCATGAGTTGTGGCACTAAAATATTTTGAGCACTATCACCATGGATAGGTTTAagtattttataatatttttgcatAACATGTGCTGgaaatataatttattcattgttaaatatttgttaCAGAAAGTGCACCAGCTGACACCGATCCGGTTGTAATTTTCCGAAAGCAATGACAAAATTAACAGCGTGCCCGAGTACTGTCccaaaactatttttcattcCACTGATGAGTAAATTAAATAACCCACCAACTATGTAGTGATTAGGAAATGAGAATTATTCTGAACTGTGCCCTAATTTAgctgccttttacacagaacccagagAAGAATATTGCTGACAGCAACTAACATGACATTGTGCTCTTTACTCATTGTTTGCAAAATGTGTACGAGGAGGACGTTTGCTTTACAGCACCAATAAACAACATGGGGCGGGAGAATCCGAATGATAGAGAAATTCGATTTGACGTACCAGCTGAATGGTGGTGAGGTATTTCTTCCACCACAAGTACTTTTGGTATTTGGGGCCCAGGGCGGTCAGGCCGTAGTAGGAGTACATGACGACGTGGACAACGCAGTTGAGCATGGCGTGGAAGGTCCCCATACCaccttgaggggaaaaaataaaaaataaatggaagcaTGTTTGTTAAAAACTGcataatagtaaaataaaagtacaaggAGAGAGATTGTGGTACCTGGAGCAAAGCGCACACCAAACCACCAGGTAAACGGCATGATGGAATGATGGTACACGTGAAGAAATGTCACctggttgtttttcttcctcagtACAAAGAAAATCTATGGAGGGCGAGAAATCAGTTTGAGATGCTTGCCAAATTGTCCTGAGCTCACTGAAGACATCATCACTGCTACTTACTGTGTCCAACATTTCAATGAACTTGGAGAAGTAGTAAAGCCAGCACgttgccgccatctagaggagATAAAGATTAATTCAGTCATTCCATTTGCAGACAAGCTTGAactttgaacacaaacacacacacacagtgaacaatgcaaaatatttacttagtcTGCCTTTATaaattaccactttttttttccatagttATCAAGTGGAGGGAATAGAAAACTAAGATGCAAAACCAAACTTCAGACTGCAGCTCAGTGCCAAAGATAAAACCTTTCCTCCATGCCATCACAGAAACGTGCCAGTTAACGGAACTGCAAAAAGTGTGTTAACCCACAAATGGAAGATTGCTGCTAGGTGAAAGTGTCACTCTTCCCCTCCGTTGGATGTCTGTCAGGCATTTCAAAGGGCAAGtagttttacttcatttgagTAGCGTTTCATTATACAGGGCTCATCTTTACACCGTTCAAAGACTTAACATTTCAGTCAAAACATTACCTGTACAgctaataaaggttttataaaGCAACAATTATTTTGACGTGACAGAACAAATTGAGCATAATCATAAAAGGCAGAATTTGAAAGTTCTTGTACTGCACATTGAGAATatgcagctgtacctaatgaagtcaATTATTTTCTCCATTGTGTGTAGAGGGGGTCCTCAAAAAGAGGACTCCATGTAAAATATTTACCCGCATAGCTTGTGGCGACTCAGAGTAATCAATGAGGTCACAATGGAAGGAGTATCCCGTTCCCCATCCCGACATGGCAAACTAGAAAGAGACACGCCAGTTAATTGGCAAGCAAAGTGTTCGGCATGCTTCTAACTGTCATTAATATTGCACAATCAATCAAAGAAATCAATCACCCGGACGCACGTTTAACGTCGGCCCTTTGGCGACGTCACGTGTTGTTGCTGCATGTGAAGACTGTTGATGCCGACTCACCTCATAGCACATGTACAGAGACAGCGCCACCACGCTAAAGTTGTACACCACCAGGACCCCTTTGAGGTCAAAGGCTTTGCGGTTCTCCATGATGCGAGGGCCCAGCGACATGACAAAGATGATGTACGCCACAATGACGACGCTTTGCATGACGGGAGACGACATTAACAACCAGTTCTTCGTGCGAGAGTCTGCAACGGGAGATGAAACGGGCGACGCGTTGAGTTTCTTATTACATGTCAAATGGAAACTGTATGGAGAGGTGGGGACCTACCGGCATTCTGGATGAAGCCATCATACATGAGCAAAGCGGAAGACTTTATATCATAGAGTTCCATCTTTAGATTGTTAAAAGTTCAGCTAAATGGGGGTGGGAGACAGGAAGTCAGTTTGGTCTTCTTTCATGTACATTCAGTGGAACAGTACCACTTCACTACAAAGTAATAAAATCAGCATATTGATATTTTAGTTGTACTGAACAGCAAGACAAAAGGCAGGACTGTGTGCCCGCCATGCAGGCCACACAAAGCAAAGAGTGTATGGACAGTACAATAAGTGACAGTCTCACAGCAAACAGTGAGCCGTTGAAAAAAAGAGTAAGAAATGGTACATCTGCAAAATGCTAAGGAAAGGCACAACAGTTTTAGAAAACACAGGATACTTTCACAGAATGATTGAAATGCAGACGGTTGGCAAAGAGGTCAAAATGTCCCTACACTTGCACGCACCAAAATAAAATCTGCTTGCTTGTTCCTCTCTTTTAACAAATGGATGTTTGCCAGTCATAAACgcgaagacaaaaaaaaaaaaaaaatttcaataaaatgtatacCTACAATGTGGACAATGTGTCCCCCGAAACACAACCCACCAATTTAGAATCATTTCAATACttgagggattttttttcttagtcaAAAACGAAGGGATCCAGCACTTCCACATGCTTTTAAGAAATTCATAATTACAAGTATGCTTATTAAAGTGATCCTTTCATGGAGTGCTTCAACTTGCCAGTTGTAATGACAATTTCAGGgggagaaatttttttttttaaatacgtgATTGTACTCTTGATTCTCTGTACTCTGATTGATTAGCAACTTGGCATCGTTTAATCACAGCGTGGCACGCAAATGAGTTGCCATGTCAGCAAGTGCAGAAGCCATGATTACCAATATTTGTAAAGGGAGAAAGAAATTGTTCTTAATTCAACTTGTCACAGTGTGGGCCAAAACCGGTACGACAAACTAGAACGACTTGTTCGACGAAAACAAGGCCAGTAGTGCGGGAACAATGCCTGGAGAACAGagaagcgaaacggaattccATATTAGGAAATCACTGCAGTACATCGGCTGCTAAAAGCGGAAGTACAGACGGGGATGCAAAAATAAGAGCGATGTACACGAAATAAAAGGCCACCGAACAGGTTTTCTAAGAGATcagtaaaataacaaacaaagcaCGAACTCCCAACCATTCGAGTGAAATAACCCACTTCAAGGACGCCCATTAGCCCCGGCACGAGTCGAAATTAGCTTTGGCCTCATCGAAAGGCAGCAAATCTCTCCAGTTACCCGCTTTGAGAATCCCACGGTCTTAATATCCACTTAATGACAGCAACCAGGATAAAAGAACGTTTGTGGCTGTGATGCGGTGACGCAAGGGACGAAAAACAAGTCGAGCTGCCACTTACATCCACCGTACTCAACAAGTCAAGCCTTAAAAGGTCGACAAATTGCACCTGTGAAAAGTTGTAAGAAAACGTTTTACCTGTAATCCTGTCGTTTAACCACTCAGCAACAAATCCTTTCTGGCGTTGAACTGCAGTTAAAGggggaggaggggaaaaaaaacaaaaaaagggggcCGAGTACGACTCCTACTCCCACAGGTGCACCTCGAACTCTGTTCACTTGCTAATGAGGCGCGCGCCCAGGGTTATTTATGACGTTTTAGAGGGGGCGGGGTCTCAAATCCTGCTCGGTCGCTGAATGGATGGCGCGTGGCCCCAATGATCTGAAGCCATTCTTGGGTAATGCCTCATAATCACATTGCGTTCCCTGGGCGTGCGTCACACACATTCCGTCATCAGAATCCTTGAAATAACTGATACTGTACAATATGTACACAATACCTCCCCCAAATaaatcaaagattttttttccaactgtaaagatttttttgttttgttttcattttttccaaCAAGTTTCATTTTTTCAACAGAAGTCGCCCTCCCCAACATAGTCGTATTTTTCAACAATATTGTCTAATTTTTTCCAACCAGTTCTTcctttaaatttattttatttgaattcatcaaacagctgttttttaaatgttttttaaaatagaaaagtaGAGATATTTCAACAAAAAGTTTTCTTTCAACAGAAAAACTAATTTTTAAAAGTTTAGACAAACTAAATGCACAAAAAGGCCAGTttaatataaaagaaaaaaagaaaaaaaagacttttacaAAGACTAATGTGTCAAAAGGGCGTGAGAGAGAAGCATCGCTTGGTATCACTCTTGTCCTGCCATAAATTTCAGCATCAGGGCCTCCAACATAAACACAGATGCAAATTTACACCAGGAATGACAAAAGACAAACGCTTTACAATAAAGGTCACTCCCATCCATGGATTTACGGGTGGTGGCAGAAAAAGGCATaatgaaaacacaataaaagatTTGACAGTTCACACAAGCGTACCAGTCCTTTCAttgtcaaaacatttaaaatgtcaaatcaaTCAATCCTTATCCCTAAATATGCCATGATGTCAGGATTATTCCTTCACAAAAGGATTTTCTGCAGTCTTTGAATCTGCCAATTTGCTAGCACtgtattcaaaataataatgtataggCCATTGGGGTGAAACCTGGACGCATCATTAGTCTTCATCACTGCTCCATGCATCCTGAAAGGTGAGGATCACTGACGACTTGACCGCTGCATTCTGTAAAATGACACACAGCTCAATATTCAGTTTGCAGTACGTCTAACTTCTTTAATGAATGTTCAGAAACACTCTCGTAATCATGGGTTTCTGTTTTggatctacaaccccaattccaatgaagttgggaggttgtgttaaacataaataaaaacagaatacaatgatttgcaaatcatgttcaacctatattttattgaagacactacaaagacaagatatttaatgttcaaactgataaacttgattgtttttagcatataatcatcaactgcaacacgttacaaaaaagctgtgaaaggtggcaaaaaagactgagaaagttgaggaattctcatcaaacatctgtatggaacatcccacaggtgaacaggttaattgcaATATTgtaatggtcattgcaccggactattgcaatattagtcattcgaaccgCTCTAAGTGCTAaaagactctgcatctttttgcacaattgtccaaaaaaataaataaataaatgtaccggcattatcaGATAGCTAGCAACCcattattgctcagtgactgtttttctcaatatctttatgtctcaaaagtgttctctgtcaattgactgtctgttgtcacaCTAGatcggctccaattaccggagacaaattccttgtgtgttttttgggcatacatataaaaggagcttccctgaattgctcggtcattcacaagcaaagatggggcgaggttcacctctttgtgaacaagtccgtgagaaaatagtcgaacagtttaaggacaatgtccctcaacgtacaattgcaagcagcttaaggatttcatcatctacggtccataatatgatcaaaatgttcagagaatctggaaaaaatcactgcatgtaagcggcaaggccgaaaaccaacattgtatgcctgtgaccttccctcaggtggcactgcattaaaaacagacatcaatgtgtaaaggatatcgccacatgggctcacgaacggcggcatggtggatgactggttagagcgtcagcctcacagttctgaggaccggggttcaatctccggccccgcctgtgtggagtttgcatgttctccccgtgcctgcgtgggttttctccgggcactccggtttcctcccacatcccaaaaacatgcacattaattgaaaactctaaattgcccataggtgtgaatgtgagtgcaaatgtttttttttgtttgtatgtgccctgcgattggctggcaaccagttcagggtgtatcccgcctcctgcccgatgatagctgggataggctccagccacgcccgcgaccctagtgaggagaagcggctcggaaaatggatggatgggcttcagaaaaccaatgtcagtaaatacagtttggcgctacatctgtaagtgcaacttgaaactctactatgcaaagcaaaagccctttatcaacagcaccggcttctctgggcccgagctcatctaagatggactgatgcaaagtggaaaagtgttctgtggtccaacgagtccacatttcaaattgttttggaaaattgtggacgttgtgtcctgcgggccaaagaggaaaacaaccatcCGGACTGCAAAGTTcagaagccagcatctgtgatggtatggggctgtgttagtgccaatggcgagggtaacttacacatctgtgaaggcaccattaatgctgaaaggtacatacaggttttggagaaacatatgctgccatccaagcaacatctttttcgtggacgcccctgcttatttcagcaagacaatgccaaaccacattctgcacgtgttacaacagcgtggcttcgttgtaaaagaGTGTGGTTACTAGAAtggcttgcctgcagtccagacctgtctcccattgaaaatgtgtggcccattatgaagcgtaaaatacgacaacggagaccccggactgttgaacagctgaagctgtacatcaagcaagaatgggaaagaattccacctacaaagcttcaacaattagtgtcctcagttcccaaacgtttatttaatgatgttaaaagaaaaggtgatgtaatactgcggtaaacatgaccctgtcccagcttttttggaacgtgttgcagccataacattctaagttaatgattatttgctaagaacaataaagtttatcagtttgaacattaactatcttgtctttgtagtgccatccattgtcttccgcttatccgagcaGTACCATGCaccgtttgaacatttaattactgtattttcactaccataaggcacacttaaaagtcgtaaactttctccaaaatggacgggggggccttataatgcggcgcgccttattagtgtaccgagttccaaaatctataaatgttgatgtgtgatgagcgctccgcttgactgggagcatttcctgccgacacgctgcttacacagaggaaaggcggacgtggctgaggacagcatgcggacgtaaagggggaaggttgcgcgtgaaggaggacgctaaaggcacgcccccagtaggtatgtagcgccggtcaagccaccctccactcgtaaagtagcaatcaagccagctgcccttaattttgttcatactaggcattatgGTAATAATTCGCCAATTCgtggcgaaagccaccttcaaaataaaagcttcccaataatacggacgtcaatgctcttcggttaaggaatgcaacgagcaaagttaatttgaatcttgagatgcattaaaaaaatgtagtaagcaaataagctttgctctgactgGATCGCTTATATTCACCCAATTTCCCCAATgtggaaaacagcttggctctGATCGGTCCGTATACCGGCGTCTACTAGTGTCTAGAAGCTTCGGGCGGCCAAGCCTTCATAGCGACGTCGCGTCCTTCGACGTCtcactatcattgtgaagcaaaTTTCACCAAgtgttggattgttggcccactaatagggaacatGATTTGAAAGCAGACGTGGGTGAAAATTAAAAGATGGGGATATTTTGAGGTTATGCTCGTCATCTACCCCCAATTCATTGGAATTTAACCTGCCGCGACGATCATCGCTGGCGACAATGCTTTGCTATTTACGGCGATTTCAAATTCACccattttgcaagccttatgctgTTTATTGTCTTTTCGCCATCAATCGACAAACTGCATAGTTATCAAAATTAAACTATGTTACAGACTCATTTTTGAACTACTACTATCTATTTTGATTTTGCTGTTTCACTGCAATTCTCCATATTAGTCCTACATTGTAATATATACTGCTCTAAATGCTCCACTCTGTTGCCTGGCTTGTCATCAAAAAGTTCCTGGCataacttcctttttttttttaaaactgagacTTCAGGAAGTGAACTTGAAGATGTTTTGTGAGCCTCAGCTGGCACATGTGGAGGCCGAAACCTGTTGCGGCGCTCTTTGAAgccacaaagaaataaaatagaatgtggTGATGCAAGTGTGCCTTGCCTGTGTGTGCACAGCATGTGCCGAAGAGCGGTCACAATTTACATTCCTGAGCAAATCAGGATCTCATTGTGTTACAATAAATAGACCAATGGTAATGTCTATTGCGTGCTTGTGAATAGGTGATTTGTCATGTCAAACAGAAACATATTTTCGTTTTCGAAAGTTAAAAAGTGTGTCACCGGATTGGAATCTTCCTCCACATCTGGGTAACGCAGGACCGGAACCCATGCCAGGATGTTACCATCTTTACCTGCGCTGTACAACTCCTATATGACAGGAAAAGACAGCAATGAGTGAGTGAAGTACTTTGATTGTGCTTTGTACATGAAATTAGCTCGTTTATAtctgacatgcacacacacacacacacacacacacacgcacacacacacacacgcacaaataaataaaatcatatcGATGTGAAAACATTTGAGAGTTATAAGCACcttaacatttaaatttgtattttacataatagattactttttttgtcatagaTGCGATTTAGATTaaatttggttgtttgtttctatgtgcccggcgattggctggcaacctgttcagggtgtaccccgcctcctgcccgatgatagctgggacaggctccagcactcccg contains:
- the elovl7a gene encoding elongation of very long chain fatty acids protein 7a isoform X1, whose protein sequence is MELYDIKSSALLMYDGFIQNADSRTKNWLLMSSPVMQSVVIVAYIIFVMSLGPRIMENRKAFDLKGVLVVYNFSVVALSLYMCYEVSRHQQSSHAATTRDVAKGPTLNFAMSGWGTGYSFHCDLIDYSESPQAMRMAATCWLYYFSKFIEMLDTIFFVLRKKNNQVTFLHVYHHSIMPFTWWFGVRFAPGGMGTFHAMLNCVVHVVMYSYYGLTALGPKYQKYLWWKKYLTTIQLIQFVMVTTHISQYFFIRDCSYQFPIFIYIIGLYGLIFLFLFLNFWYHAYTKGKRLPKVLQAQTWAHHSNGVMNGNATHDKDD
- the elovl7a gene encoding elongation of very long chain fatty acids protein 7a isoform X2 — protein: MELYDIKSSALLMYDGFIQNADSRTKNWLLMSSPVMQSVVIVAYIIFVMSLGPRIMENRKAFDLKGVLVVYNFSVVALSLYMCYEFAMSGWGTGYSFHCDLIDYSESPQAMRMAATCWLYYFSKFIEMLDTIFFVLRKKNNQVTFLHVYHHSIMPFTWWFGVRFAPGGMGTFHAMLNCVVHVVMYSYYGLTALGPKYQKYLWWKKYLTTIQLIQFVMVTTHISQYFFIRDCSYQFPIFIYIIGLYGLIFLFLFLNFWYHAYTKGKRLPKVLQAQTWAHHSNGVMNGNATHDKDD